In Citrus sinensis cultivar Valencia sweet orange chromosome 4, DVS_A1.0, whole genome shotgun sequence, one DNA window encodes the following:
- the LOC102608938 gene encoding dnaJ protein homolog, with the protein MFGRAPKKSDNTKYYEILGVSKNASQDDLKKAYRKAAIKNHPDKGGDPEKFKELAQAYEVLSDPEKREIYDQYGEDALKEGMGGGGGAHDPFDIFQSFFGGSPFGGGSSRGRRQRRGEDVIHPLKVSLEDLYNGTSKKLSLSRNVICTKCKGKGSKSGASMKCSGCQGSGMKVSIRHLGPSMIQQMQHPCNECKGTGETINDKDRCPQCKGEKVIQEKKVLEVIVEKGMQNGQKITFPGEADEAPDTVTGDIVFVLQQKEHPKFKRKGDDLFVEHTLSLTEALCGFQFVITHLDGRQLLIKSQPGEVVKPDQFKAINDEGMPMYQRPFMRGKLYIHFTVDFPESLSPDQCKMLETVLPPRTSVQLTDMELDECEETTLHDVNIEEEMRRKQQAAQEAYDEDDDMQGGAQRVQCAQQ; encoded by the exons ATGTTCGGAAGAGCGCCAAAGAAAAGCGATAACACAAAGTACTATGAGATTCTCGGAGTCTCAAAAAACGCTTCGCAAGATGATCTGAAGAAGGCTTATAGGAAAGCCGCCATCAAAAACCATCCTGACAAGGGCGGTGATCCTGAGaag TTTAAAGAGTTGGCACAAGCGTATGAGGTTCTGAGTGACCCAGAGAAGCGTGAAATATATGATCAATACGGCGAGGATGCGCTTAAAGAGGGAAtgggtggtggtggtggtgccCATGACCCATTCGACATATTCCAATCCTTCTTCGGTGGCAGCCCATTTGGTG GTGGGAGCAGCAGAGGAAGAAGGCAAAGGAGGGGAGAGGATGTAATCCATCCCCTCAAGGTTTCTTTGGAGGATCTCTACAATGGGACATCTAAGAAGCTCTCGCTCTCCCGCAATGTAATCTGCACCAAGTGCAAAGG GAAGGGGTCTAAGTCAGGTGCATCAATGAAATGTTCTGGCTGCCAGGGATCTGGAATGAAAGTTTCAATAAGACACCTTGGCCCCTCTATGATTCAACAAATGCAGCATCCTTGCAATGAGTGCAAGGGTACTGGAGAAACAATCAATGACAAGGATCGCTGCCCACAATGTAAGGGTGAGAAGGTCATTCAGGAGAAAAAAGTCTTGGAGGTTATTGTTGAGAAGGGGATGCAAAATGGACAGAAGATTACGTTCCCTGGAGAAGCTGATGAAGCG CCCGACACTGTCACAGGTGACATTGTATTTGTTCTACAACAGAAAGAGCACCCGAAATTTAAGCGAAAGGGTGATGACCTATTTGTTGAGCACACCCTGTCACTGACAGAAGCTCTCTGTGGCTTTCAATTTGTAATAACTCATTTGGATGGCCGGCAACTCCTCATCAAATCCCAGCCTGGGGAAGTAGTCAAGCCGG ACCAATTCAAGGCCATAAATGATGAAGGAATGCCTATGTATCAGAGGCCATTTATGAGGGGCAAACTGTACATTCATTTCACTGTTGACTTCCCTGAGTCACTGAGCCCAGACCAGTGCAAGATGCTGGAGACCGTACTACCTCCAAGGACCTCAGTCCAGCTCACCGATATGGAACTGGATGAGTGTGAAGAAACAACCCTGCATGATGTGAACATTGAGGAGGAAATGCGAAGGAAGCAACAAGCAGCTCAGGAGGCATACGATGAAGATGACGATATGCAAGGTGGTGCCCAGAGAGTGCAGTGTGCTCAGCAGTGA
- the LOC102608654 gene encoding blue copper protein-like isoform X2, whose protein sequence is MINSHYSLAISIVVVAAVICFGSSYGLRYWVGDSVWSIPPTPNFYNDWSSSHLFRIGDSIVFDFETELYNLMQVTALDYQTCKANNPIKVLNSGPATIALNEQAPVEPLLTPLFAPSSSPEPSTDGWNVPDSPLPAPVSSQAPAYLEHTKSSSYRLQSLGVRPFCVITCCSFFFIFFSG, encoded by the exons atgataaactCACACTACTCACTTGCAATCTCAATTGTTGTGGTGGCTGCAGTAATATGCTTTGGTAGCTCATATGGCTTAAGGTATTGGGTGGGGGATTCAGTGTGGTCCATTCCACCGACCCCAAATTTCTACAATGACTGGTCCTCATCTCATCTCTTCCGCATTGGCGACTCTATTG tttttgattttgagacaGAATTGTACAACTTGATGCAAGTTACAGCACTAGACTACCAAACTTGCAAAGCCAACAATCCCATCAAAGTTCTGAATTCTGGTCCTGCAACAATTGCATTGAATGAGCAAG CTCCCGTGGAGCCACTGTTGACTCCGTTGTTCGCACCATCTTCGTCGCCAGAACCCTCAACCGATGGCTGGAATGTGCCCGACTCGCCCCTGCCCGCTCCTGTTAGTAGCCAAGCACCTGCATACTTGGAGCATACAAAGAGCTCGTCTTATAGACTCCAAAGCTTAGGAGTTCGGCCTTTCTGTGTTATCACCTGCTgctcttttttcttcatttttttttctgggtGA
- the LOC102608654 gene encoding umecyanin-like isoform X1, translating into MINSHYSLAISIVVVAAVICFGSSYGLRYWVGDSVWSIPPTPNFYNDWSSSHLFRIGDSIVFDFETELYNLMQVTALDYQTCKANNPIKVLNSGPATIALNEQGVFYYLCNLSNYCDLGQKISIIVHGKNSFPPAPSPAAAPVEPLLTPLFAPSSSPEPSTDGWNVPDSPLPAPVSSQAPAYLEHTKSSSYRLQSLGVRPFCVITCCSFFFIFFSG; encoded by the exons atgataaactCACACTACTCACTTGCAATCTCAATTGTTGTGGTGGCTGCAGTAATATGCTTTGGTAGCTCATATGGCTTAAGGTATTGGGTGGGGGATTCAGTGTGGTCCATTCCACCGACCCCAAATTTCTACAATGACTGGTCCTCATCTCATCTCTTCCGCATTGGCGACTCTATTG tttttgattttgagacaGAATTGTACAACTTGATGCAAGTTACAGCACTAGACTACCAAACTTGCAAAGCCAACAATCCCATCAAAGTTCTGAATTCTGGTCCTGCAACAATTGCATTGAATGAGCAAGGTGTTTTCTATTATCTCTGCAACCTCTCAAATTACTGTGATTTAGGCCAAAAGATTTCCATTATTGTTCATGGTAAGAACAGTTTCCCACCAGCTCCTTCCCCTGCTGCAGCTCCCGTGGAGCCACTGTTGACTCCGTTGTTCGCACCATCTTCGTCGCCAGAACCCTCAACCGATGGCTGGAATGTGCCCGACTCGCCCCTGCCCGCTCCTGTTAGTAGCCAAGCACCTGCATACTTGGAGCATACAAAGAGCTCGTCTTATAGACTCCAAAGCTTAGGAGTTCGGCCTTTCTGTGTTATCACCTGCTgctcttttttcttcatttttttttctgggtGA
- the LOC102630568 gene encoding uncharacterized protein LOC102630568, with product MKGMKGKLLKKLKTIKPIGYLKPDRILQVNAADGFFETFSKISNGKFQQTQMESKRSEQEKKISERIEEIEEPDIIDVEELMKDLEDEEEEEEEEEAEEMELDDGINDKENIGPPTKPKDSVSCNSKENVELSKKVEPLAEIDVSSFRRPDMNSGTLFDPNLLAAFEEAVNQHIRLSQEERKARIDQEKNTEETERDATIEQVDVEKLEEEEEPEPPYKSRRIQKEEEEEGEESNPLLNFELKCPPGGDESVIFYTTTLRGIRKTFEDCSSVRFLLESFKVIFFERDVSMHIEFREELWKVLDCKAVPPRLFIKGRYIGGAAEVLTLHEQGKLRPLFDGMPIDRSDGPCDGCAGVRFVLCFRCCGSHKVVAGDGLASQCQECNENGLIICPYCC from the coding sequence atgaaggGAATGAAAGGAAAGTTGCTAAAGAAACTCAAGACCATTAAACCAATTGGGTATCTAAAGCCTGATAGAATTCTTCAGGTCAATGCGGCAGATGGATTTTTCGAAACgttttcaaagatttcaaatggGAAGTTTCAACAAACCCAGATGGAAAGCAAACGATCTGAGCAAGAGAAGAAGATCAGTGAAAGgattgaagaaattgaagagccTGATATCATTGATGTTGAGGAGCTTATGAAAGaccttgaagatgaagaagaagaagaagaagaagaagaagcagaagAAATGGAGCTTGATGATGGAATAAATGACAAAGAGAATATTGGGCCACCTACGAAGCCTAAAGATTCAGTTTCTTGCAATTCCAAGGAAAATGTAGAATTATCCAAGAAAGTAGAGCCTTTAGCTGAGATTGATGTATCTTCTTTTAGGCGGCCGGACATGAATTCCGGCACCCTCTTTGATCCAAATTTACTCGCCGCCTTCGAGGAAGCAGTGAACCAGCATATTAGATTGAGTcaagaagagagaaaagcaAGAATTGATCAAGAAAAGAACACAGAAGAAACAGAGAGAGATGCAACAATTGAGCAAGTTGATGTTGAAaagcttgaagaagaagaagagccTGAGCCACCATACAAATCTCGCCGCATccaaaaggaagaagaagaagaaggagaagaaagcaaccctttattgaattttgaactCAAGTGTCCACCAGGAGGAGATGAATCAGTGATTTTTTACACAACAACTCTTAGAGGAATAAGAAAAACATTTGAGGATTGTAGCAGTGTTCGGTTTCTGTTAGAGAGTTTTAAGGTGATATTTTTCGAGAGAGATGTGTCAATGCACATTGAGTTCAGGGAAGAATTGTGGAAAGTTTTGGATTGTAAAGCAGTTCCTCCAAGGCTTTTCATTAAAGGAAGATACATTGGTGGAGCTGCTGAGGTTTTAACTTTGCATGAGCAAGGAAAGCTTAGGCCACTCTTCGATGGGATGCCGATTGACCGATCTGACGGGCCGTGCGATGGCTGTGCCGGAGTCCGGTTTGTGCTTTGTTTCCGGTGCTGCGGCAGCCATAAGGTGGTTGCCGGTGATGGGTTGGCCAGTCAATGCCAAGAGTGCAATGAAAATGGCTTGATTATATGCCCCTATTGCTGTTGA
- the LOC102609222 gene encoding uncharacterized protein LOC102609222 isoform X1 — protein MARQANSIFLEEWLRNSSGVSANITSRQSSASSSSSARAIIQAWTDLRDSLQNHRFQPHHLQSLKVLLNSQTSLHVADPQAKLLLSIISSRNLDLPSESYPLLLRLLYIWVRKSFKPSPALIDLAVEVLTNVFDAEFSVKKSPFFYAEGLLLLGAFSFAPYVPEKSKMACLQLLCGLLEGEYRLVSSFEGILPDMLAGIGYALSSTVDVHFVRILNSLFEIWGKEDGPHATVCHGLMILHLIEWVISSFIKSNYTQKIEVISHEILEKPKENYVPFALLMGAAGALRASTKSATSGMGQGILSRLRISAENLIESVAQDLISKAGGVSTSDDDIASSLLLQCISLALARSGSLSSNRPLFLCLASALLKEIFPLQNLYMRVHKYLHSNSSQLKRNEVREHLDSVLFKEAGVIAGVFCNQYALVDEESKCIVEDVIWDYCQDIYLGHRRVALLLRGRDDELLGDLEKIAESAFLMVVLFSLSVTKHRLNSKFPHETQIETSVRILVSFSCVEYFRRMRLSEYMDTIRGVVVSVQENESACVSFVESMPSYADLTNWQDFSVLQKMEYIWYKDEVQTARILFYLRVIPTCIERVTAPMFRRVLAPTMFLYMGHPNKKVARASHSMFVGFISSGKDSDQDERVSLKEQLVFYYMERSLVEYPGTTPFKGMASGVVALVRHLPAGSPAIFYCINSLVVKADRLCGEVFAYKADIWKNWQGESEPCKEIIELLLRLISLVDIQVLSNLMKLLAQLIMKLPKDGQNLVLNELFSLVAESDDVTRKPTLVSWLQSLSYLCSQDTSRVANSTEVGGDRNSVSAQATNSSDLHARL, from the exons ATGGCAAGACAGGCTAATTCCATTTTCCTCGAAGAATGGCTGAGAAACAGCAGTGGCGTTAGTGCAAACATTACCTCCAGACAATCTTCAGCTTCTTCGTCATCATCTGCCCGAGCCATTATACAAGCATGGACTGACCTTAGAGACTCCCTACAAAACCACAGATTCCAACCCCATCATCTTCAGTCTTTGAAAGTCCTCCTGAACTCGCAAACCTCCCTTCATGTTGCTGACCCCCAAGCAAAGCTTCTCCTCTCCATTATCTCTTCTCGAAACCTTGATCTACCTTCTGAATCATATCCTCTCCTGCTCAGACTTCTTTATATCTGGGTTAGGAAATCCTTCAAACCTTCACCAGCACTAATTGATTTAGCCGTGGAGGTCCTCACTAATGTTTTCGATGCTGAATTTAGTGTAAAGAAGAGCCCTTTCTTTTATGCCGAAGGTCTTCTACTTCTGGGGGCCTTTTCCTTTGCTCCTTATGTGcctgaaaaatcaaaaatggCCTGCCTGCAGTTGCTTTGTGGACTACTAGAAGGAGAGTATCGATTGGTTAGCTCATTTGAAGGAATTCTTCCAGATATGCTGGCAGGGATAGGATATGCTCTATCTTCTACTGTGGATGTTCATTTTGTTAGAATCTTGAAttctttgtttgaaatttgggGGAAAGAAGATGGGCCTCATGCTACTGTTTGTCATGGGCTAATGATTTTGCACTTGATTGAATGGGTTATATCCAGTTttatcaaatcaaattatacACAAAAGATTGAAGTTATTTCCCACGAGATTTTagaaaaaccaaaagaaaactaTGTTCCATTTGCTCTTCTAATGGGTGCAGCAGGGGCTCTGAGAGCTTCCACTAAATCTGCAACAAGTGGTATGGGACAGGGAATCCTATCCAGACTGAGGATTTCTGCAGAAAATTTGATAGAATCTGTAGCACAAGATCTTATTTCAAAAGCTGGAGGGGTTTCTACTTCAGATGATGATATCGCTAGCAGTCTTTTGCTGCAGTGTATTTCGTTGGCCTTGGCTCGAAGTGGTTCCTTGTCTTCCAATAGGCCTCTGTTTCTGTGCCTAGCTTCGGCattgttaaaagaaatatttcctTTACAGAATTTGTATATGAGGGTTCACAAATACTTACATAGCAATTCTAGTCAACTAAAGCGTAATGAAGTCAGAGAACATTTAGACAGTGTTCTTTTTAAGGAAGCTGGGGTTATAGCTGGTGTTTTCTGCAATCAATATGCCTTAGTGGATGAAGAGAGCAAGTGTATAGTGGAGGATGTTATATGGGATTACTGTCAAGATATTTACTTGGGACACCGGCGGGTGGCTTTGCTACTCCGTGGTAGAGATGACGAGTTACTTGGGGACTTGGAGAAAATTGCTGAATCTGCTTTCCTTATGGTCGTACTTTTTTCATTGAGTGTTACAAAGCACAGGCTGAATTCAAAATTCCCCCATGAAACTCAAATTGAAACATCAGTGCGAATAttagtttcattttcttgtgtAGAGTACTTCCGTCGGATGCGTCTTTCAGAATACATGGACACGATTCGAGGAGTTGTTGTGAGTGTTCAGGAGAACGAATCTGCGTGTGTCTCTTTTGTAGAATCCATGCCCTCTTATGCTGACTTGACAAATTGGCAAG aCTTTTCTGTCCTGCAGAAGATGGAATACATTTGGTACAAGGATGAGGTACAAACTGCTCGcatcttgttttatttacgGGTTATTCCAACTTGCATTGAACGTGTAACTGCTCCTATGTTCAGACGGGTGTTAGCGCCTACTATGTTCTT GTATATGGGACATCCAAATAAAAAGGTAGCTCGAGCTTCACATTCTATGTTTGTGGGATTCATCTCTTCAGGGAAGGATTCTGACCAAGATGAAAGAGTCTCATTGAAGGAGCAACTTGTTTTCTATTACATGGAGAGATCTTTAGTG GAATATCCTGGCACTACTCCGTTTAAAGGTATGGCTTCTGGGGTTGTGGCCTTGGTTCGACATCTTCCTGCTGGAAGTCCAGCCATATTTTATTGTATCAACAGTCTTGTTGTAAAAGCTGATAGGCTCTGTGGTGAAGTGTTTGCTTACAAGGCTGATATATGGAAGAACTGGCAAGGAGAGTCAGAACCTTGTAAGGAAATCATAGAGTTGCTTTTACGGCTCATTTCTCTAGTTGATATACAG GTACTATCAAACTTGATGAAGTTGTTGGCACAGCTGATCATGAAGTTGCCAAAAGATGGACAGAATTTGGTCCTTAATGAGTTATTCTCATTGGTTGCTGAATCTGATGATGTTACACGCAAGCCCACTTTAGTTTCGTGGCTGCAGTCATTGTCTTACCTATGTTCTCAGGATACCAGTAGAGTTGCAAACTCCACTGAGGTGGGAGGTGACAGAAACTCTGTTTCTGCCCAGGCTACCAACTCATCAGACTTACATGCACGACTCTAA
- the LOC102609222 gene encoding uncharacterized protein LOC102609222 isoform X2: protein MARQANSIFLEEWLRNSSGVSANITSRQSSASSSSSARAIIQAWTDLRDSLQNHRFQPHHLQSLKVLLNSQTSLHVADPQAKLLLSIISSRNLDLPSESYPLLLRLLYIWVRKSFKPSPALIDLAVEVLTNVFDAEFSVKKSPFFYAEGLLLLGAFSFAPYVPEKSKMACLQLLCGLLEGEYRLVSSFEGILPDMLAGIGYALSSTVDVHFVRILNSLFEIWGKEDGPHATVCHGLMILHLIEWVISSFIKSNYTQKIEVISHEILEKPKENYVPFALLMGAAGALRASTKSATSGMGQGILSRLRISAENLIESVAQDLISKAGGVSTSDDDIASSLLLQCISLALARSGSLSSNRPLFLCLASALLKEIFPLQNLYMRVHKYLHSNSSQLKRNEVREHLDSVLFKEAGVIAGVFCNQYALVDEESKCIVEDVIWDYCQDIYLGHRRVALLLRGRDDELLGDLEKIAESAFLMVVLFSLSVTKHRLNSKFPHETQIETSVRILVSFSCVEYFRRMRLSEYMDTIRGVVVSVQENESACVSFVESMPSYADLTNWQDFSVLQKMEYIWYKDEVQTARILFYLRVIPTCIERVTAPMFRRVLAPTMFLYMGHPNKKVARASHSMFVGFISSGKDSDQDERVSLKEQLVFYYMERSLVEYPGTTPFKVFAYKADIWKNWQGESEPCKEIIELLLRLISLVDIQVLSNLMKLLAQLIMKLPKDGQNLVLNELFSLVAESDDVTRKPTLVSWLQSLSYLCSQDTSRVANSTEVGGDRNSVSAQATNSSDLHARL, encoded by the exons ATGGCAAGACAGGCTAATTCCATTTTCCTCGAAGAATGGCTGAGAAACAGCAGTGGCGTTAGTGCAAACATTACCTCCAGACAATCTTCAGCTTCTTCGTCATCATCTGCCCGAGCCATTATACAAGCATGGACTGACCTTAGAGACTCCCTACAAAACCACAGATTCCAACCCCATCATCTTCAGTCTTTGAAAGTCCTCCTGAACTCGCAAACCTCCCTTCATGTTGCTGACCCCCAAGCAAAGCTTCTCCTCTCCATTATCTCTTCTCGAAACCTTGATCTACCTTCTGAATCATATCCTCTCCTGCTCAGACTTCTTTATATCTGGGTTAGGAAATCCTTCAAACCTTCACCAGCACTAATTGATTTAGCCGTGGAGGTCCTCACTAATGTTTTCGATGCTGAATTTAGTGTAAAGAAGAGCCCTTTCTTTTATGCCGAAGGTCTTCTACTTCTGGGGGCCTTTTCCTTTGCTCCTTATGTGcctgaaaaatcaaaaatggCCTGCCTGCAGTTGCTTTGTGGACTACTAGAAGGAGAGTATCGATTGGTTAGCTCATTTGAAGGAATTCTTCCAGATATGCTGGCAGGGATAGGATATGCTCTATCTTCTACTGTGGATGTTCATTTTGTTAGAATCTTGAAttctttgtttgaaatttgggGGAAAGAAGATGGGCCTCATGCTACTGTTTGTCATGGGCTAATGATTTTGCACTTGATTGAATGGGTTATATCCAGTTttatcaaatcaaattatacACAAAAGATTGAAGTTATTTCCCACGAGATTTTagaaaaaccaaaagaaaactaTGTTCCATTTGCTCTTCTAATGGGTGCAGCAGGGGCTCTGAGAGCTTCCACTAAATCTGCAACAAGTGGTATGGGACAGGGAATCCTATCCAGACTGAGGATTTCTGCAGAAAATTTGATAGAATCTGTAGCACAAGATCTTATTTCAAAAGCTGGAGGGGTTTCTACTTCAGATGATGATATCGCTAGCAGTCTTTTGCTGCAGTGTATTTCGTTGGCCTTGGCTCGAAGTGGTTCCTTGTCTTCCAATAGGCCTCTGTTTCTGTGCCTAGCTTCGGCattgttaaaagaaatatttcctTTACAGAATTTGTATATGAGGGTTCACAAATACTTACATAGCAATTCTAGTCAACTAAAGCGTAATGAAGTCAGAGAACATTTAGACAGTGTTCTTTTTAAGGAAGCTGGGGTTATAGCTGGTGTTTTCTGCAATCAATATGCCTTAGTGGATGAAGAGAGCAAGTGTATAGTGGAGGATGTTATATGGGATTACTGTCAAGATATTTACTTGGGACACCGGCGGGTGGCTTTGCTACTCCGTGGTAGAGATGACGAGTTACTTGGGGACTTGGAGAAAATTGCTGAATCTGCTTTCCTTATGGTCGTACTTTTTTCATTGAGTGTTACAAAGCACAGGCTGAATTCAAAATTCCCCCATGAAACTCAAATTGAAACATCAGTGCGAATAttagtttcattttcttgtgtAGAGTACTTCCGTCGGATGCGTCTTTCAGAATACATGGACACGATTCGAGGAGTTGTTGTGAGTGTTCAGGAGAACGAATCTGCGTGTGTCTCTTTTGTAGAATCCATGCCCTCTTATGCTGACTTGACAAATTGGCAAG aCTTTTCTGTCCTGCAGAAGATGGAATACATTTGGTACAAGGATGAGGTACAAACTGCTCGcatcttgttttatttacgGGTTATTCCAACTTGCATTGAACGTGTAACTGCTCCTATGTTCAGACGGGTGTTAGCGCCTACTATGTTCTT GTATATGGGACATCCAAATAAAAAGGTAGCTCGAGCTTCACATTCTATGTTTGTGGGATTCATCTCTTCAGGGAAGGATTCTGACCAAGATGAAAGAGTCTCATTGAAGGAGCAACTTGTTTTCTATTACATGGAGAGATCTTTAGTG GAATATCCTGGCACTACTCCGTTTAAAG TGTTTGCTTACAAGGCTGATATATGGAAGAACTGGCAAGGAGAGTCAGAACCTTGTAAGGAAATCATAGAGTTGCTTTTACGGCTCATTTCTCTAGTTGATATACAG GTACTATCAAACTTGATGAAGTTGTTGGCACAGCTGATCATGAAGTTGCCAAAAGATGGACAGAATTTGGTCCTTAATGAGTTATTCTCATTGGTTGCTGAATCTGATGATGTTACACGCAAGCCCACTTTAGTTTCGTGGCTGCAGTCATTGTCTTACCTATGTTCTCAGGATACCAGTAGAGTTGCAAACTCCACTGAGGTGGGAGGTGACAGAAACTCTGTTTCTGCCCAGGCTACCAACTCATCAGACTTACATGCACGACTCTAA